A single region of the Paramicrobacterium fandaimingii genome encodes:
- a CDS encoding dolichyl-phosphate-mannose--protein mannosyltransferase, whose amino-acid sequence MQGRESSADDPPFDAIVDDSGEALASDATGDRASTGHMNAHSRIDIWWGRMLSTPARQRIWSWGGPAFVTLLAAVLRLWNLGTPHALVFDETFYVKDAWSQWNNGYSTTWPENADEQFAAGDTDLFSTVGSYVVHPPFAKWLIGAGMAVFGADSSVGWRVSTAVVGVLAVLLVTLIARQLFQSKLLGVIAGGLLAIDGHAIVMSRVALLDSYVMFFALCGFACVLLDRRWHERRLASALAGNAASDRPLTWGPAIWARPWVITAGVFFGLCTATKWSGLYFLAAFGLYLVVVDALARRRAGVPFWASAAILKQGPATFLLLVPVALIVYIVSWTGWFVTDGGYDRQFAATDGNAWTGAFSWVPLALQSLVAYHQSMYDFHVGLSTPHPYQSNPWSWLLMLRPVAMWYEGVPDGTGGCTGDCVQDITSIANPLIWWAGAAAAVYLVVRLILKREWTIGLILMGFVGGYLPWLLYTERTVFQFYSIAFEPYLILALTLVIGLVLGRPGDPPDRRTSGILTVGVFGTFCLLLSAFWYPLWTATSVPTWFIGLHYWLQSWI is encoded by the coding sequence GTGCAGGGCAGAGAGAGTTCAGCGGACGACCCGCCGTTTGACGCGATCGTCGACGACTCCGGCGAGGCCCTCGCGAGCGACGCCACCGGCGACCGCGCGTCGACGGGGCATATGAACGCTCATTCGCGCATCGACATCTGGTGGGGCCGGATGCTGTCGACCCCCGCACGACAGCGAATCTGGAGCTGGGGCGGGCCGGCCTTCGTCACGCTGCTTGCCGCCGTGCTGCGCCTGTGGAACCTGGGCACCCCGCACGCACTCGTGTTCGACGAGACGTTCTATGTGAAAGACGCCTGGTCGCAGTGGAACAACGGCTACTCCACCACCTGGCCAGAGAACGCCGATGAGCAGTTCGCCGCGGGAGACACCGATCTGTTCAGCACCGTCGGCTCATACGTGGTGCATCCGCCGTTCGCCAAGTGGCTCATCGGCGCGGGCATGGCGGTCTTCGGCGCCGATTCCAGCGTCGGCTGGCGCGTCTCGACCGCCGTCGTCGGCGTGCTGGCCGTGCTGCTCGTCACTCTCATCGCCCGCCAGCTCTTCCAGTCGAAGCTTCTCGGCGTCATTGCGGGAGGGCTGCTCGCCATCGACGGGCACGCGATCGTCATGTCGCGCGTCGCCCTGCTCGACAGCTACGTCATGTTCTTCGCGCTGTGCGGGTTCGCGTGCGTGCTTCTCGATCGACGATGGCACGAACGGCGTCTTGCTTCAGCCCTCGCCGGGAACGCGGCATCCGATCGCCCTCTCACCTGGGGCCCGGCGATCTGGGCCCGGCCGTGGGTGATCACCGCCGGCGTGTTTTTCGGCCTGTGCACGGCGACGAAATGGTCGGGGCTCTATTTTCTCGCGGCATTCGGACTGTATCTGGTGGTCGTGGATGCTCTCGCGCGCCGCCGTGCCGGCGTGCCGTTCTGGGCGTCAGCCGCCATTCTCAAGCAGGGCCCTGCGACGTTTCTGCTGCTCGTTCCCGTCGCTCTCATCGTCTACATCGTGAGCTGGACCGGCTGGTTCGTCACCGACGGCGGCTACGACAGGCAGTTCGCCGCGACGGACGGCAACGCATGGACAGGCGCATTTTCGTGGGTTCCGCTCGCCCTGCAGAGCCTTGTCGCCTATCACCAGTCGATGTACGACTTTCACGTCGGGCTCTCCACTCCGCACCCGTATCAGTCGAACCCCTGGTCGTGGCTGCTCATGCTGCGGCCCGTCGCCATGTGGTACGAGGGCGTTCCCGACGGAACCGGCGGCTGCACGGGCGACTGCGTGCAAGACATCACATCCATTGCGAACCCGCTCATCTGGTGGGCCGGCGCCGCTGCGGCCGTCTACCTCGTCGTGCGTCTCATCCTGAAGCGCGAGTGGACGATCGGGCTCATTCTCATGGGGTTCGTCGGCGGGTACCTGCCCTGGCTTCTCTACACCGAGCGCACGGTCTTTCAGTTCTATTCGATCGCGTTCGAGCCCTACCTCATCTTGGCGCTGACGCTCGTGATCGGCCTCGTGCTCGGCAGACCGGGTGACCCGCCGGATCGACGAACGAGCGGCATCCTGACGGTTGGTGTCTTCGGCACATTCTGCCTGCTGCTCTCGGCGTTCTGGTATCCGCTCTGGACGGCGACGTCCGTTCCCACCTGGTTCATCGGGCTGCACTACTGGCTGCAGAGTTGGATCTGA
- the rsmI gene encoding 16S rRNA (cytidine(1402)-2'-O)-methyltransferase: MIILAATPIGNLGDASARLVETLSAATFVAAEDTRSTVRLLTGLGIENRPQIVALHDHNEREKSAELVERARDSDIVVMSDAGMPTVSDPGYHLVQAAIAADVGVTVIPGPSAVVTALALAGMPTDRFTFEGFLPRKPSERRKGLRSLADERRTMVFFESPQRIASALDDVVTELGADRRVAVCRELTKLFEQVKRGTATDVAAWAAEGVKGEIVLVIHGADAAAFSIDDGRARVTERVAAGERLKDAAAAVAAETGLGKRDLYQAALDAR, translated from the coding sequence ATGATCATTCTTGCGGCCACGCCCATCGGCAACCTCGGCGATGCATCGGCTCGGCTCGTTGAGACGCTGAGCGCGGCGACATTCGTGGCTGCCGAAGACACGCGGTCGACCGTGCGGCTTCTCACCGGCCTCGGCATTGAGAACCGGCCGCAGATCGTCGCTCTGCACGACCACAACGAACGCGAGAAGTCCGCCGAGCTCGTCGAGCGCGCACGCGACAGCGACATCGTCGTGATGAGCGATGCCGGAATGCCCACGGTGTCTGATCCGGGCTACCACCTTGTGCAGGCGGCGATCGCCGCCGACGTCGGCGTGACCGTGATTCCCGGGCCCAGCGCTGTGGTCACGGCGCTCGCCCTCGCGGGAATGCCCACCGATCGGTTCACGTTCGAGGGGTTCCTGCCGCGCAAACCGTCTGAGCGTCGAAAGGGGCTGCGCTCCCTCGCCGATGAGCGCCGCACCATGGTGTTCTTCGAGTCGCCGCAACGCATCGCCTCGGCGCTCGATGACGTCGTGACCGAGCTCGGAGCCGACCGTCGCGTCGCCGTGTGCCGCGAGCTGACGAAGCTGTTCGAACAGGTCAAGCGGGGAACCGCAACAGATGTCGCTGCGTGGGCTGCCGAGGGCGTGAAGGGCGAGATCGTCCTCGTGATTCACGGTGCGGACGCGGCAGCCTTCTCGATTGATGACGGGCGAGCCCGCGTCACGGAGCGCGTGGCGGCGGGGGAGCGGCTGAAGGATGCCGCTGCAGCTGTCGCCGCAGAGACGGGTCTCGGCAAGCGCGATCTCTACCAGGCGGCCCTCGACGCGCGTTGA
- a CDS encoding ASCH domain-containing protein, with product MKTTPAAPIDIDAVRAMWRNYAAAHPTVTRVFDTYEAEQFGDSAEMADDLLALILEGRKRATSSHTPEYRDDGDPFPQIGSHWVSCDGRGEPRAIRRIVELRVAPFMAVDAQFAYDEGEDNRTLESWRREHRRFFDRTCAARGTTFSENDELILERFAVVWPRRFADSP from the coding sequence GTGAAAACAACACCAGCTGCACCGATAGACATAGATGCCGTGAGGGCGATGTGGCGCAACTATGCGGCGGCGCATCCTACGGTCACGCGAGTATTCGACACGTATGAGGCGGAGCAGTTCGGTGACTCGGCCGAGATGGCTGACGACTTGCTCGCTCTGATTCTCGAGGGTCGAAAGCGTGCGACATCGTCGCACACACCCGAGTACCGTGACGACGGCGATCCGTTTCCGCAGATCGGATCGCACTGGGTCTCGTGTGACGGCCGTGGTGAACCGCGGGCGATTCGGCGCATCGTCGAGTTGCGCGTTGCTCCGTTCATGGCCGTCGACGCCCAGTTTGCCTACGACGAGGGCGAAGACAATAGAACGCTGGAGTCGTGGCGACGCGAACACCGACGCTTCTTCGACCGCACGTGTGCTGCCCGCGGAACTACGTTCAGCGAGAACGACGAGTTGATTCTCGAGCGCTTTGCCGTTGTGTGGCCGAGACGGTTCGCCGATTCTCCGTAG